The Leptodactylus fuscus isolate aLepFus1 chromosome 3, aLepFus1.hap2, whole genome shotgun sequence genome has a segment encoding these proteins:
- the LIN9 gene encoding protein lin-9 homolog isoform X1 has product MKRMKTAKAPAATGAEGDDDDDVQGPDLADVEDSSAKALVSLKEGSLSSTWNEKFSPQKTLSWKGGNSPVAELPHRSSKRSRLISDEEDRQINTRSPKRNQKTTMTPQKLTTTTTTPVKKSSQKIGYRLRNLLKLPKAHKWCIYEWFYSNIDKPLFEGDNDFCVCLKESFPNLKTRKLTRVEWGKIRRLMGKPRRCSAAFFEEERSALEQKRQKIRLLQQRKVADVSQFKDLPDEIPLSLVIGTKVTARLRGMHDGLFTGQIDAVDTQNSTYRVTFDRNGLGTHTIPDYEVLSNEPHETMPIAAFGQKQRPSRMYMTPPRLHHQSHVQSPILEMDPLLAQSSWKTKSSSTDSDTIGGFPVEFLVQVTRLSKILMIKKEQIKKLKDMNTEAEKLKSYSAPISIEFQRRYATIVLELEQLNKDLNKVLHKVQQFCYELAQDQGLQPANQPTDMRRRCEDEAQEMVRQANTSSGQPCVQNESLTELISRLTAILLQIKCLAEGGDLNSFEFKSLTDSINDIKNSINPSNISCFQNNVEIHVAHIQSGLSQMGNLHAFSANNTNRD; this is encoded by the exons ATGAAGCGGATGAAGACGGCCAAGGCCCCCGCGGCTACCGGAGCTGAGGGGGACGACGATGATGACGTGCAGGGCCCGGATCTGGCGGACGTAGAGG ATTCTTCAGCGAAGGCGCTGGTCAGTCTAAAAG AAGGAAGTCTATCGAGTACGTGGAATGAAAAGTTCTCTCCTCAAAAAACCCTGAGCTGGAAAGGAGGGAACAGCCCGGTGGCTGAGCTG CCGCATCGCAGTTCTAAAAGGAGCAGACTTATAAGTGATGAAGAGGATCGCCAGATAAATACCAGATCACCAAAAAGGAACCAGAAGACTACCATGACCCCACAG aaGCTTACAACTACCACAACCACCCCCGTGAAAAAGTCATCACAGAAAATAGGCTACAGGCTCCGAAATCTCCTAAAACTGCCCAAGGCTCATAAATGGTGTATATACGAGTGGTTTTATTCCAATATTGACAA GCCTCTTTTTGAAGGTGATAATGATTTCTGTGTTTGTCTAAAAGAATCTTTTCCAAATCTTAAAACAAGAAAACTAACCAGAGTGGAATGGGGAAAAATTCGACGGCTGATGGGTAAACCTCGAAG ATGCTCTGCTGCTTTCTTTGAGGAGGAGAGGTCGGCTCTAGAACAGAAACGACAGAAGATCCGACTGCTGCAGCAGAGGAAGGTTGCAGATGTTTCACAGTTCAAAGATCTCCCAGATGAAATCCCGCTCTCTTTAGTTATAGGAACAAAAGTTACAG CTCGGTTGCGTGGTATGCATGACGGCTTATTCACAGGGCAGATAGACGCCGTAGATACCCAGAATTCCACTTACAGGGTCACCTTTGATAGAAATGGCCTTGGCACTCATACTATCCCCGATTATGAAGTCCTG AGTAATGAGCCCCACGAGACGATGCCCATTGCTGCCTTTGGTCAAAAACAGCGGCCTTCCCGAATGTACATGACTCCTCCACGGTTACATCATCAGTCTCACGTCCAGTCACCCATCCTG GAAATGGATCCCTTGTTGGCACAATCATCTTGGAAAACGAAATCTTCCAGTACGGACAGTGACACAATCGGGGGGTTTCCTGTTGAATTCCTTGTTCAGGTG acCCGATTATCAAAAATCTTGATGATCAAGAAAGAACAAATCAAAAAACTAAAAGACATGAATACAGAAGCCGAAAAGCTG aaaTCCTACTCCGCCCCGATCAGCATAGAGTTCCAGAGGCGATACGCCACCATTGTCCTAGAACTGGAGCAGCTCAACAAGGATCTTAATAAAGTTCTTCATAAAGTTCAGCAGTTTTGTTATGAG CTCGCTCAGGATCAGGGACTTCAGCCAGCGAACCAGCCAACCGACATGAGACGGCGCTGCGAGGACGAGGCTCAGGAGATGGTCCGCCAGGCAAACACGTCCAGCGGGCAGCCATGTGTGCAGAACGAGAGCTTGACAGAGCTGATATCCAGGCTCACCGCCATCCTCCTACAGATAAAA TGTCTCGCGGAAGGAGGAGACCTGAATTCTTTTGAGTTTAAGTCTTTAACGGATTCGATTAATGACATAAAGAATTCAATAAACCCGTCTAATATCAG CTGTTTTCAGAACAACGTTGAGATCCACGTGGCGCACATTCAGAGCGGACTGAGTCAGATGGGAAACCTCCACGCCTTCTCCGCCAATAACACAAACAGGGACTGA
- the LIN9 gene encoding protein lin-9 homolog isoform X2 — protein MKRMKTAKAPAATGAEGDDDDDVQGPDLADVEDSSAKALVSLKEGSLSSTWNEKFSPQKTLSWKGGNSPVAELKLTTTTTTPVKKSSQKIGYRLRNLLKLPKAHKWCIYEWFYSNIDKPLFEGDNDFCVCLKESFPNLKTRKLTRVEWGKIRRLMGKPRRCSAAFFEEERSALEQKRQKIRLLQQRKVADVSQFKDLPDEIPLSLVIGTKVTARLRGMHDGLFTGQIDAVDTQNSTYRVTFDRNGLGTHTIPDYEVLSNEPHETMPIAAFGQKQRPSRMYMTPPRLHHQSHVQSPILEMDPLLAQSSWKTKSSSTDSDTIGGFPVEFLVQVTRLSKILMIKKEQIKKLKDMNTEAEKLKSYSAPISIEFQRRYATIVLELEQLNKDLNKVLHKVQQFCYELAQDQGLQPANQPTDMRRRCEDEAQEMVRQANTSSGQPCVQNESLTELISRLTAILLQIKCLAEGGDLNSFEFKSLTDSINDIKNSINPSNISCFQNNVEIHVAHIQSGLSQMGNLHAFSANNTNRD, from the exons ATGAAGCGGATGAAGACGGCCAAGGCCCCCGCGGCTACCGGAGCTGAGGGGGACGACGATGATGACGTGCAGGGCCCGGATCTGGCGGACGTAGAGG ATTCTTCAGCGAAGGCGCTGGTCAGTCTAAAAG AAGGAAGTCTATCGAGTACGTGGAATGAAAAGTTCTCTCCTCAAAAAACCCTGAGCTGGAAAGGAGGGAACAGCCCGGTGGCTGAGCTG aaGCTTACAACTACCACAACCACCCCCGTGAAAAAGTCATCACAGAAAATAGGCTACAGGCTCCGAAATCTCCTAAAACTGCCCAAGGCTCATAAATGGTGTATATACGAGTGGTTTTATTCCAATATTGACAA GCCTCTTTTTGAAGGTGATAATGATTTCTGTGTTTGTCTAAAAGAATCTTTTCCAAATCTTAAAACAAGAAAACTAACCAGAGTGGAATGGGGAAAAATTCGACGGCTGATGGGTAAACCTCGAAG ATGCTCTGCTGCTTTCTTTGAGGAGGAGAGGTCGGCTCTAGAACAGAAACGACAGAAGATCCGACTGCTGCAGCAGAGGAAGGTTGCAGATGTTTCACAGTTCAAAGATCTCCCAGATGAAATCCCGCTCTCTTTAGTTATAGGAACAAAAGTTACAG CTCGGTTGCGTGGTATGCATGACGGCTTATTCACAGGGCAGATAGACGCCGTAGATACCCAGAATTCCACTTACAGGGTCACCTTTGATAGAAATGGCCTTGGCACTCATACTATCCCCGATTATGAAGTCCTG AGTAATGAGCCCCACGAGACGATGCCCATTGCTGCCTTTGGTCAAAAACAGCGGCCTTCCCGAATGTACATGACTCCTCCACGGTTACATCATCAGTCTCACGTCCAGTCACCCATCCTG GAAATGGATCCCTTGTTGGCACAATCATCTTGGAAAACGAAATCTTCCAGTACGGACAGTGACACAATCGGGGGGTTTCCTGTTGAATTCCTTGTTCAGGTG acCCGATTATCAAAAATCTTGATGATCAAGAAAGAACAAATCAAAAAACTAAAAGACATGAATACAGAAGCCGAAAAGCTG aaaTCCTACTCCGCCCCGATCAGCATAGAGTTCCAGAGGCGATACGCCACCATTGTCCTAGAACTGGAGCAGCTCAACAAGGATCTTAATAAAGTTCTTCATAAAGTTCAGCAGTTTTGTTATGAG CTCGCTCAGGATCAGGGACTTCAGCCAGCGAACCAGCCAACCGACATGAGACGGCGCTGCGAGGACGAGGCTCAGGAGATGGTCCGCCAGGCAAACACGTCCAGCGGGCAGCCATGTGTGCAGAACGAGAGCTTGACAGAGCTGATATCCAGGCTCACCGCCATCCTCCTACAGATAAAA TGTCTCGCGGAAGGAGGAGACCTGAATTCTTTTGAGTTTAAGTCTTTAACGGATTCGATTAATGACATAAAGAATTCAATAAACCCGTCTAATATCAG CTGTTTTCAGAACAACGTTGAGATCCACGTGGCGCACATTCAGAGCGGACTGAGTCAGATGGGAAACCTCCACGCCTTCTCCGCCAATAACACAAACAGGGACTGA